One window from the genome of Osmerus eperlanus chromosome 1, fOsmEpe2.1, whole genome shotgun sequence encodes:
- the LOC134019649 gene encoding parapinopsin-like produces MSPHGSASLPNTSAYLEPPEGAPPLSRAGFVALAVIMAIFTGPAIVLNATVIVVTLMHRQLRQPLNYALVNMAVADLGMALTGGVLSVVNNAVGYFSMGRVGCVMEGFSVSLFGITSLCTVALIAMERMFVVCKPLGQISFQSKHAAGGVALCWLWSLGWNTPPLFGWGRYELEGVGTSCAPDWHSRDPRNVSYILCYFALCFAIPFALILGSYAKLLWTLRQVSKMGCMEGGAVARAEARVARMVVLMVLTFLGSWLPYASLALLVVHNPDVTISPLVGTVPVYLAKSSTVYNPLIYIFLNKQFRSYAVPFLLCGQNPWASEEDEEENQTTIMVGPDNNRVSPK; encoded by the exons ATGTCTCCCCATggctctgcctccctgcccaaCACCTCCGCCTACCTTGAGCCCCCGGAGGGCGCCCCGCCCCTGTCCCGAGCGGGGTTCGTCGCCCTGGCCGTCATCATGGCGATCTTCACCGGTCCAGCCATCGTTCTGAACGCCACGGTGATCGTGGTGACGCTGATGCACAGGCAGCTGAGGCAGCCGCTGAACTACGCGCTGGTGAACATGGCGGTGGCCGACCTGGGCATGGCTCTGACGGGAGGGGTGCTCTCCGTGGTCAACAACGCGGTGGGATACTTCTCCATGGGCAGGGTgggctgtgtgatggaggggttTTCCGTTTCGCTGTTTG GTATCACCTCTCTCTGCACGGTAGCACTGATCGCCATGGAGAGGATGTTCGTGGTGTGCAAGCCCCTGGGCCAGATCAGCTTCCAGTCCAAGCATGCTGCCGGGGGCGTGGCCTTGTGCTGGCTGTGGTCGCTCGGGTGGAACACCCCGCCCCTGTTCGGCTGGGGTCGCTACgagctggagggggtggggacttCCTGTGCGCCCGACTGGCACAGCCGGGATCCCAGAAACGTCTCCTACATCCTTTGTTACTTCGCCCTCTGCTTCGCCATCCCTTTTGCCCTCATCCTAGGCTCCtatgccaagctgctgtggACCCTGCGTCAG GTCTCCAAGATGGGTTGCATGGAGGGCGGAGCAGTAGCCCGAGCCGAGGCCAGGGTGGCCCGCATGGTGGTCCTCATGGTGCTCACCTTCCTGGGCAGCTGGCTGCCCTACGCCAGCCTCGCCCTCCTGGTCGTTCACAACCCTGACGTGACCATCAGTCCCCTGGTCGGCACGGTGCCCGTCTACCTGGCCAAGAGCAGCACCGTCTACAACCCTCTCATCTACATCTTCCTCAACAAGCAG TTCAGGAGCTATGCGGTGCCCTTCCTGCTG